Proteins co-encoded in one Candidatus Thiodictyon syntrophicum genomic window:
- the hemN gene encoding oxygen-independent coproporphyrinogen III oxidase has protein sequence MEQGISFDLGLIRRYDQSGPRYTSYPTAVEFDERFDEAAYKAACARSNLSGRPLSLYFHLPFCDTVCFYCACNKIATKDRSLAPPYLERLHKEIAMQSALFDRHRVVEQLHWGGGTPTFLSHDQMQGLMDQTRRHFTLADDAVGEFSIEIDPREADAATVALLRRIGFNRMSLGVQDFDPRVQAAVNRIQTEAETLEVLDAARAQGFRSISLDLIYGLPLQTAASFLSTLDRIIELTPDRISVFNYAHLPTRFKAQRRINETDLPAPEVKLEILQSTIARLGEAGYVYIGMDHFARPDDELAQAQRAGTLYRNFQGYSTHADCDLIGLGVTSIGKVDNTYGQNRRELDEYYADLDADRLPVFRGLTLNRDDLIRRDVITRLICNFQLSMPAVETAWDIVFADYFADALKRLEVMVGDGLLQIEDGTIRILPRGRLLVRNICMAFDAYLANKSGPIGFSKVI, from the coding sequence ATGGAACAGGGTATCTCCTTTGACCTGGGCCTGATCCGCCGCTATGACCAGAGCGGCCCCCGTTACACCTCCTACCCGACGGCGGTGGAGTTCGACGAGCGCTTCGACGAAGCCGCCTATAAGGCTGCCTGTGCGCGCAGTAACCTGAGCGGGCGGCCCTTGTCGCTGTATTTTCACCTGCCGTTTTGCGATACGGTCTGCTTTTACTGTGCCTGCAACAAGATCGCCACCAAGGACCGCAGCCTGGCCCCGCCCTATCTGGAGCGCTTGCACAAGGAGATCGCGATGCAGTCGGCGCTCTTCGACCGCCATCGGGTCGTCGAGCAACTCCACTGGGGCGGCGGCACCCCGACCTTCCTGAGCCACGACCAGATGCAGGGGCTGATGGATCAGACCCGCCGCCACTTCACCCTGGCGGACGATGCCGTCGGCGAATTCTCCATCGAGATCGACCCGCGCGAGGCGGATGCCGCGACCGTCGCCCTGTTGCGGCGCATCGGCTTCAATCGCATGAGCCTGGGGGTGCAGGACTTCGACCCGCGTGTCCAGGCGGCGGTCAACCGCATCCAGACCGAGGCGGAGACGCTCGAGGTCCTGGATGCGGCGCGCGCCCAGGGCTTCCGCTCCATCAGCCTCGACCTGATCTACGGCCTGCCGCTGCAGACCGCGGCGAGCTTTCTTAGCACCCTGGACCGCATCATCGAGCTGACCCCGGACCGTATCTCGGTCTTCAACTACGCCCACCTGCCGACGCGCTTCAAGGCCCAGCGCCGCATCAACGAGACCGACCTGCCGGCCCCGGAGGTGAAGCTTGAGATCCTTCAGAGCACCATCGCGCGCCTGGGTGAGGCCGGCTATGTCTATATCGGCATGGACCACTTCGCCCGCCCGGACGACGAGTTGGCCCAGGCCCAGCGCGCCGGTACCCTCTATCGCAACTTCCAGGGCTACTCCACCCACGCCGACTGCGACCTCATCGGGCTCGGGGTCACCTCCATCGGCAAGGTGGACAACACCTACGGGCAGAACCGGCGCGAACTCGACGAGTATTACGCCGACCTCGACGCCGACCGCCTGCCGGTCTTCCGCGGACTGACGCTCAATCGCGACGACCTGATCCGCCGCGATGTCATCACCCGGCTGATCTGCAACTTCCAACTCTCCATGCCGGCCGTGGAGACCGCCTGGGACATCGTGTTCGCGGACTATTTCGCGGATGCCTTGAAACGCCTGGAGGTCATGGTCGGCGATGGACTGCTCCAGATCGAGGACGGCACCATCCGCATCCTGCCGCGCGGACGCCTCCTGGTGCGCAACATCTGTATGGCCTTCGATGCCTATCTGGCGAACAAATCCGGCCCCATTGGGTTCTCCAAGGTTATCTAG
- the tig gene encoding trigger factor: MQVTVETGEGLERRMRVDLPSEAIQEQVEKRLHELVRSVRLPGFRPGKVPLKLLRQRFANQVEREVFGDLMQSSFASAVAERSLRLAGAPHIEPEVHPAAQRYGFTATFEVLPQVELAPLTGQVVKRPVSEITDADLEAMIERLRVQRKTWVPVERPAQSGDRLTVSFTGTLEGESEPFAGGTAAAVPVEIGSARMLPGFEDGLIGAGTGETRTLDLRFPDGYQRAELSGRAVRFEVTVDAVAAPELPAVDEAFARAFGVADGEVERFRADVRANMARELKTRIQARTKEGVMNLLVASHQVEIPKVLLAEEVRALKGQMRETIGAPTMDLPDNLFEEPARRRVVLGLLIGELIKHNGIRAEPSRVRAAIEELASTYEDPKEVVDYYYADRKRLAPVESLVLEDQVVEWVLSQVTVEDEEMSFAQLTDPASVGTAGT, encoded by the coding sequence ATGCAAGTAACGGTGGAGACGGGAGAGGGTCTGGAGCGGCGGATGCGCGTCGACCTCCCAAGCGAAGCGATTCAGGAGCAGGTCGAAAAGCGGCTTCACGAGCTCGTCCGCAGCGTTCGTCTTCCGGGATTCCGCCCGGGCAAGGTGCCGCTGAAGCTGCTGCGCCAACGGTTTGCGAACCAGGTGGAGCGCGAGGTCTTTGGTGACCTGATGCAGTCGAGCTTCGCCTCGGCGGTCGCCGAGCGCTCGCTGCGCCTCGCCGGAGCGCCCCATATCGAGCCCGAGGTGCATCCGGCCGCGCAGCGCTACGGATTCACCGCGACCTTCGAGGTCCTGCCCCAGGTTGAACTGGCGCCCCTGACGGGGCAGGTCGTCAAGCGGCCGGTGAGCGAGATCACCGACGCGGACCTGGAGGCGATGATCGAGCGGCTGCGCGTGCAGCGCAAGACCTGGGTCCCGGTCGAGCGTCCGGCGCAGAGCGGGGACCGGCTGACCGTCTCCTTTACCGGGACCCTGGAGGGTGAGTCCGAGCCCTTCGCGGGCGGCACGGCCGCCGCGGTGCCGGTGGAGATCGGTTCCGCACGCATGCTCCCCGGCTTCGAGGACGGGCTCATCGGGGCCGGCACGGGTGAGACGCGCACCCTCGACCTGCGCTTTCCGGACGGCTACCAGCGTGCCGAGCTGTCCGGCCGGGCGGTGCGCTTCGAGGTCACCGTCGATGCCGTCGCGGCCCCGGAACTGCCCGCGGTGGACGAGGCCTTCGCACGCGCCTTCGGGGTGGCGGACGGTGAGGTCGAGCGGTTCCGCGCCGATGTGCGCGCCAACATGGCGCGCGAATTGAAGACCCGCATCCAGGCCCGCACCAAGGAGGGGGTGATGAACCTGCTGGTGGCGTCACACCAGGTGGAGATCCCCAAGGTCCTGTTGGCCGAGGAGGTCCGCGCCCTCAAGGGGCAGATGCGTGAGACCATCGGTGCGCCCACGATGGACCTGCCCGATAATCTGTTCGAGGAGCCGGCACGGCGCCGGGTCGTCCTGGGGCTGCTCATCGGCGAATTGATCAAGCACAACGGGATCAGGGCCGAACCGAGCCGGGTCCGTGCCGCGATCGAGGAACTCGCGTCCACCTACGAAGACCCCAAGGAGGTGGTGGACTATTACTATGCCGATCGCAAGCGCCTGGCCCCCGTGGAGTCCCTGGTCCTGGAGGATCAGGTGGTGGAGTGGGTCCTGAGTC